A region from the Cryptococcus gattii WM276 chromosome H, complete sequence genome encodes:
- a CDS encoding chaperone, putative (Similar to TIGR gene model, INSD accession AAW45352.1~Suppressor protein SRP40) produces the protein MSTKPSTELDAAVLAYLVKRGYTKTVKSLEKEAGVKLLPGQEDKLEDVWAAASVAAVAATLAEAEDSSSSESESDSESDSDSDSDSDSDDKSTKAVDPATVPLPESSSSESGSDSDSDSDSSSSSSGTSSSSSTLKSSGKPSGFLDVEAEVSSDEEVSSDEESEDESESGSESDSSSSSSSSSSSSSSSSSGTSSSSGSSSSTDSSSSSSESESEKEEQEARPVIGKRKARSPSTSSSSSSGSSSSSSSSSSSSSASESSPKSPAITVVTTKKRKLEDGTETVTSTATITPAPKANSSRETSTPASAAGTPVGGKGKRVQGQRFERIKAENVTFHDTGLMDNSFDARERSGASSNDYGAKASRDLIVTRGAGFRKEKNKKKRGSYVGGEITLQTHSIKFDD, from the exons ATGTCCACAAAACCCTCAACCGAACTTGACGCCGCTGTACTAGCGTACCTTGTCAAGCGAGGCTACACCAAAACCGTCAAATCACTTGAGAAAGAAGCCGGTGTCAAGCTTTTGCCAGGCCAGGAAGACAAGTTAGAGGATGTTTGGGCTGCCGCTTCTGTAGCTGCCGTTGCAGCCACTTT GGCTGAGGCCGAGGACTCTAGCAGCTCTGAATCCGAATCTGATTCGGAATCTGACTCTGACAGCGACTCTGATTCTGACTCTGACGATAAGTCGACCAAAGCAGTCG ACCCTGCGACCGTCCCTCTTCCCGAGTCTTCCAGCTCTGAATCTGGATCGGACTCTGATTCCGACTCCGATTCTAGctcatcctcttctggCACTTCTTCCAGCAGCTCAACCTTGAAGTCTTCCGGCAAACCTTCGGGATTCTTGGACGTTGAAGCAGAAGTTTCCAGCGATGAAGAAGTGAGCAGTGATGAGGAGAGCGAAGACGAAAGCGAAAGCGGTAGCGAGAGCGATTCATCCAGttcaagctcttcttcttcttcctcctcttcatcttcttcttcgggcacctcttcttcctccggctcctcctcttcaactgactcctcatcatcttctaGCGAATCAGAGTcggaaaaggaagaacagGAGGCCCGACCTGTCATCGGCAAGCGCAAGGCTAGATCTCCTTCTACTTCCTCCAGCTCCTCCTCTggctcttcttcttcgtcatcgtcatcgtcatcatcctcatccgCTTCGGAATCTTCACCGAAATCCCCTGCTATCACTGTTGTGACCACCAAGAAGCGCAAGCTCGAGGACGGGACAGAAACCGTTACATCCACCGCCACCATCACTCCAGCCCCTAAAGCGAACAGCAGCAGGGAAACTAGCACTCCCGCAAGTGCGGCCGGAACCCCCGTCGGAGGCAAAGGGAAAAGGGTACAGGGGCAAAGATTTGAGAGAATCAAAGCTGAAAATGTTACTTTCCATGACACCGGATTGATGGATAACTCCTTCGACGCTAGGGAACGTTCGGGTGCTAGTTCCAACGATTATGGAGCCAAGGCCTCAAGAGACTTGATTGTAACCCGTGGCGCTGGTTTcaggaaggagaagaacaagaagaagcgCGGT AGCTATGTGGGTGGAGAAATCACTCTTCAAACTCATAGCATCAAGTTTGATGATTAA